The window GTAGAGAAATATGCTATGGTCTCAATGTCTTTATCCAAAAGTGCGGTACGTATATCCCCAAACAGATCTTTTCTAATCAATCCTGGATGCATTGGTAAAAAATTATTGTCAAAGTATGTATAACCATAAGCGCATTTAGCAAACACCACCACTGCATCAGCACCACTATTTTTCACCTGATCTCCATAAGCCTTTGCATCAAATCCTTTTCCTATGTCCTTTATCCTCTTAGGTGAGTGCATGTCAAAATGTATTTTTCTCGGATGTGCGTTGTACCAATTCATTCTTTCCCTCCTTTAAAAAGGCTACCCAAAGGTAGTCTCTTTTGTTATTCTGGTGCAACCTGTCTTGTTATCATATTCTATCAGAGTACCTGTTAAAATTCTCGTCCATTAATGACTTCTTTTATCCTCTTACAAAACATCCTAAGGAATAATTTCAAGAATTTTCACTTTTAATCCATAATCTATATTATCATATAACCCCTTTCATTTTCAATTATTTATATAAAATATATTTTTCAGTATCGTCTACTAAGAAAAAGTCATCTTACTTACTTGAATGCCTTCAATAGTCTCCAAAGACTTCTCTAATACTTGACAATTATCCTCTGTATCTTCATCTAACTCAAGTAGAATAATGCCTTCTTTAGAATTATATCCCTTTTCTTGTTGATGCAATCCCAAACGTGTTTTGATTATACTGCCTTGTTCCGTTAGAATATCCTGCATACGGTCGACTTCCTCTAATCTGTTACTCACTTTTATACCCAAAATTGTTTTCATAGCAAACCTTCCTTTTTCGTATTTTAAACACAAAGTCCATTGTTTATCTATAGGTTATCCAAAATCCCTTAACCCATGCACATAAAGAAGATTTAACATAAAAATTTTAACCTATGGATTATACCCATGCTGAATGCACACAAAAAGCACCAAGCATATGCTTGGTGCGAAAATTTGTAATTAACCACTAATAGTAATATTTATTCTCATAAATATCGTCACAGTTATCAGCAGTTAATGCTTAAGGAAGACTATATCTATCACTAAAAATTTAACTATGGAACGTCTAGATTGCTCATTATTCTAGCACATATCTAGGGTACCGATTTGCTTATGAACAATTTAACGTGTCCTTAAAATAGTTAAAGACTGTATTCATTGCAGATCGTTCCTTAGTTAATGATTAAAACCAACCTCTGAGTCTCATAGGCATTGCAAGACTCTTAATCGCTACTAAATAAGCAGCCTTTCTCATGTCCACATGTCGCTCTTCCATGGCTTTTGTTACTTTCATGAAAGCATCAACCATTTTTACTTCTTGTTTCTCTTGTACTTCATCAAAACGCCAATAATAATTGTGTAGATTTTGAACCCATTCAAAATAGGAAACAATAACACCGCCAGCATTAGCAAGAATATCAGGAATAATCAATACATCATTCTTTAGCAAATATTCTTCTGCTTCTGGTGTCGTAGGACCGTTAGCTCCTTCGGATATAATCTTAGCTTTCATCTTTCTAACATTTTGGCTCGTTATAGCATTTTCAAGAGCACAAGGAGCAAAACCATCACATTCTACACCAAATATTTCTTCTCTATCTAATTCTTCACACTGACCACTATAGCCAGATAAAGTCTTGTTTGTTTCTACATATTCCATTAGATCGTTCACATCTAAACCATCTTTATTATATAAGCAACATGATACATCAGATACAGCTACAACTTTTGCTCCAAAAGATTGGGCATACATAGCAGCAAAACTACCCACATTACCAAATCCTTGAACGGCTACCCGCATATCTTTAATATCCATGCCTCTGTACTTTGCTGCTTCTCTAAGCATAAGTACAACACCATAACCTGTTGCTTCTTTTCTAGCAAGACATCCACCAAACTCGACAGGTTTTCCTGTAAATGAAGCAGGTAACGTCTGCCCAATACCTCTTAGACTAGAATATTCATCAACCATCCATGCCATTGTCTGTCCATTTGTGTTCACATCAGGAGCAGGAATGTCTCTTCTTTCGCCAATAATAGGAGCAATAGCTCGAACATAGCCTCTTGACAATCTTTCTAACTCACGCTTGGAAAGCTTGGATGGATCTACGATTACGCCACCTTTTGCGCCACCGTATGGTAAACCCACAACCCCACATTTGAAGGTCATCCAAGTTGCTAACGCTTTTACTTCATCTTTGGTTACACCAGGATGAAACCTTATGCCTCCTTTTGTAGGACCAGATGCGTCATTATGCTGCACACGATATCCTGTAAAAAGTTTCGTTGTGCCATCATCCATCTTCACTGGTATGGTCACTTCTAATACTTTTTCAGGTTCGCTAAGCAACTCGTAGACTGCATCTTCTTCCCCCAATGCATCGCATGCTTCTTTGAGCTGCAATTGTGCAATCTTAAAAGGATTAAGCGTTTTTTCTGACATATGCATATGCCTCCTAACCATAATTATTTAAATACCATTCTCCATAAACCATTTGCGAATTTTCACCATTTCATTATTTATCCTTAGTGGCGAATAAATAATTGTATACTTATAGTGTGTTAAAGTACCTTCCATTATAACGATGAATCTTCTCAAAACCATTAATTACCATAAAGGCGTATATTGAGAAACGCTCTCTATGGTACCCTATCTTATGTACATGATGTGCGTATGTGTCAGCGTGATGTCTAAATCTGATTGAATGTTACTCTCTCTAGTTGTATCTTAACACTATATTTATTTTTTGTGTACATTTTCCCCCTAATTGTTTTTTTAAATAACTTAACAAGAAATCAACTTTTACAAATAAGTCTCTAAAGTTATTTTTCTTAATTATAGAAAGTTGTCCATTTAGATTTTTCATCCTTCAAAAATCCTCTCAAAGTCCCATAAATCCTTATATTTACAGTGTTTCTAATAGCTACTACTAACAGCTGTTTCCCTTATGATTGGCAAGAAATATTATGTGCACATATTATTTACAATCTTATGGCATTTAAGTATTTTTACCTGATGATTTATTGTTTCATTTCTGTTATAATGAATTTATAAACTAAAGTTTATATTGTAAAAGGAAGGGTCAACCTTTTGCAAACTTATTCAAACAAGGAGATGACCTTTGTAAAATAACCCCTTAACTTCTTTTAATAAGTTTATCCAAGTTTGCTAATGCATATTTTGGCTATTCAATGCGGGTAACCTATAATGATGATCTCCTTGGAGAAGGTATTATTTTACTTATAGGAGGGATGGCATGGATTCAACCGACTACGATATCATTAAGTATTTGCAAGATGATGGAAGAATGCCCATGAAAATACTAGCAGAGAAAGTGTCTTTAACACCACCTGCTGTAGCTGAAAGGGTTAGAAAGCTAGAAAAAAATGGCCTTATAATTGGGTATAGAGCCATAGTAGATCCTAAGAAATTAGGAAAAACGGTTAAAGCAATCATTAATATTTCTATAAAAACATCTAAACGCAAAGAGTTCTTACAATTAGTACAGGATAACAAAAACATTGTAGAATGTCATCATGTAACTGGAAAATATTCCAT is drawn from Vallitalea pronyensis and contains these coding sequences:
- a CDS encoding Glu/Leu/Phe/Val family dehydrogenase, with protein sequence MSEKTLNPFKIAQLQLKEACDALGEEDAVYELLSEPEKVLEVTIPVKMDDGTTKLFTGYRVQHNDASGPTKGGIRFHPGVTKDEVKALATWMTFKCGVVGLPYGGAKGGVIVDPSKLSKRELERLSRGYVRAIAPIIGERRDIPAPDVNTNGQTMAWMVDEYSSLRGIGQTLPASFTGKPVEFGGCLARKEATGYGVVLMLREAAKYRGMDIKDMRVAVQGFGNVGSFAAMYAQSFGAKVVAVSDVSCCLYNKDGLDVNDLMEYVETNKTLSGYSGQCEELDREEIFGVECDGFAPCALENAITSQNVRKMKAKIISEGANGPTTPEAEEYLLKNDVLIIPDILANAGGVIVSYFEWVQNLHNYYWRFDEVQEKQEVKMVDAFMKVTKAMEERHVDMRKAAYLVAIKSLAMPMRLRGWF
- a CDS encoding Lrp/AsnC family transcriptional regulator; amino-acid sequence: MDSTDYDIIKYLQDDGRMPMKILAEKVSLTPPAVAERVRKLEKNGLIIGYRAIVDPKKLGKTVKAIINISIKTSKRKEFLQLVQDNKNIVECHHVTGKYSMTIKALCNDTSDLEFLIGKIQNYGSTETLIILSSPIEFKSLNYEREAT